A window of Mus musculus strain C57BL/6J chromosome 3, GRCm38.p6 C57BL/6J genomic DNA:
agagcctttaccctCCAAGTCTTCTCGACAGCCCTGTTTTTATTCTACTTAATAAAGATGATACATTAAGTCAAATCAACCAGAAAAATccctcttttactttttaaaggaaaaaaaaaaatgtctgatgATACCCAAAATGCTGACATTGTGTGGGAGTCACTTGACATTCCTTAAACTTTACTAAGAATACTGACAATCCTGAAGCCTTGCGGAAACAATGGCAACCATCCAGAGAGGAATTCACCCACACAGTCCCTGATGGGCCCCATGGAAATAGCATAGCTGACGTCATAACCCTGCCAATGCGTTCCACATACACAGAGACTACTCACTGTTTTaaaggctttttatttatttagagaaagtaagagggaaagagggaggggtatgggaggaagaaggagaagggagggagagggagggggagagagaggagagaaatagaGTGCTAGgtgcctgtgtggaggtcagaggacaactcctgCGCATAATTCTTCCCTAACAACATGTGGGATccaggagtcaaactcaggcagTCAGCCTGTATGCAAGAGCCTCTATCTGCTAACCAATGGCACTCATCTTACTTTTTAGCATTTTTTATTAATAAGGGTTTGGGGACAGAGGACAATTTATGGGTAAATCCTAGCaatcacctttacccactgagccctcttgctGACCCGCAAAcagttttataaagaaaaaagtaagcaAATAAACTTATCCAACTCAATTTTCCAATTTATTAAAAGCTAAATTTATTCTGTTCATAGAAATTGCTGTTTAGAGTGGGGTTTTggtatggtttggtttttttgaggcggggtttctctgtgtagctttcgttgtcctagaactcactctaaagaccaggctggcctcaaataagagatctgattgcctctgcttcctgagtgttgagatcaaaggtgtgcacaaccTCCCAGCTGTGGTTTATACTGTAGAATTAAAAGTCTAGTGTATCACTGCCTTTTGTCCCCACATATTTCCACAAGCCCTGCCCCTTCTATACTCCTATTTATGGTCATCCCAAGACAATAAAGACCAGTAAAAAATGATGTAGAGTTCTATGCACTAGAGAGCTGTAGTTCTTGGGTGTGTGGCACTGCATGAGGGAACTGGCATTTCAGTTGTGTGTCATTGTATCCCTAGGTATCACCCTAACAGCCACTGCCACACTACACAGTGTGTTCTTCAGTAGTTTTGCTTACAGTCCCAGAGTTCTACAATCTGCACAATCTAACCTTAAAGCATTTTCAGCATCCCAAAACACCATAGCTTCATTTTGAGACCCAAAGTActagtctctctcttttctcctctcttctctttcactctttcatctctcttctctcttctctctctctctctctctctctctctctctctctctctctctctctatctctctgtgtttctctgcacacttgcacatgcacCAAGTCCTTGAGACAAGACCAAGGGCCCAACAGCTACAATCCAATATATAAATGTAAGGAATTAAGAGTTAAAGAATACCAGGGAGACAAGGGGGGGAAACTAAGTGAAATGTTAGAAACAAATAAACTAGCCTGTTCACAGTTGGGTATTCTCATGCACGGTGGCTGGGAGCATCAGGAGAGGCCCCTCCCTTCTCACCTGAGACTTATACTGCTGGCAACCGAAAACTTGTCCCCACTTCAGCCCTTCCTAATGTCCTAACCTATGCCCACATGCCTTAGGTAAGTTTATTTGGGCTACCAGTACAACCTTCAAGTGTCCCCCAATTTCTCCAGAACTGAGGGGATCTTTACCCCTTAATGTCCAGCTCACATAATCTGAGCCCTCATCCTGTGTGACTTCAAGGGGGTTGTGTACTCCTCAAGTATTTCTAAGAGTCCTGGGAAACGCTCCTCACAAAACGTTTGCAAATATATCCTGGTCTTTGTTGTAAACTTATTCGAGGCTATTATTCTGTTTTCCCAAAGTTGTTTTCCTTCCGAATGAAAATTATTTCATCTTCCCAGAGGCAACCTCTTAACACAGTTTTGTAAGTGTAAAATTTTTACAATAGGCATTTCCCCAAATCACAAAAGTACACCAAACATCACGTGTTTCTAAACTTTACATCTGAACTCAAGATAAAAGAGACTGTAGGACAGGGAAAATGATTCTTTAAAACACAGCATTACTACTATTCTACTGTCCTAGACTCTTTTGGACAAAAATATTTTAGGAAAGAATTCCCTGTCAGCCACCGTACTCGTTAAACACAGTCAGCCATAGTGCTGTAGAATAGCAGAATAGCTCCCAAATCAAAAGGCTTCCAACATTGCACTAAGGAAAGATTttcctttgtgtatgtgcacacgcgTGTGCATCTAACTGATTGCATACACAAGTGCAgttgtggaagtcaaaggacaacctcaGATGTCATTCCCAGACACTGCTCACCGtttaaaggaagaagggagggaaggaaaaaaggaaaagggggaggtgaggagaaagaagagaagaaatggaaggagggagggaggaaaggagaggttcCGGTGTATTTTACCACTTATTGGGGGTGAGTATCTGTTTCATCAGTTTGTTACAATCCCATTACTAAATAACAAACTACATCAATCAAAACCAGAAGAAAAGTTGAACTAAGACCGGAACAGAAATAACTTCGTGAAAAACCAGGATGTGGCACCAATCCGACCTCTGCTGCTCCACCCTAGAAAGGCTAAGGCTGTGGCGAAGCCTGAGGGTAACCAAGAGTCCACCTCTGCGCAGGCGCCGACCGAGATGCCACCACGCCTTTAAAGTGCACCCGGAAGTGACGCGATTCGCGCTGAGCCAGGGCCGGGTAAGGTCTGAGCGAAGCGCCTAGGCTAGCGGGCCCGGCGCGCCTCCTCGGCCACTATGAGCTGCACGATCGAGAAGATCTTGACGGACGCCAAGACGCTGCTGGAGCGGCTGCGCGAGCACGATGCGGCGGCCGAGTCGCTGGTGGACCAGTCGGCTGCGCTGCACCGGCGGGTGGCGGCGATGCGGGAGGCGGGCGCCGTGTTACCCGAGCAGGTCGGCCGGGGGCCGAGCCGCGCCCAGGGGTGGACGCTGCGGGCGGGTGGGTGGGGTCGCGCGGCCTGATTTATCTTGGTCTGGAGGGCAGGGCGGATGTGTGAGCTTCCTGTGTCGTGGGTGGGACTGCTGCCTCCTCCGCAGCACCTGCCCATGTTTACAGTGCCttagtctgtctttctgtccagTATCAAGAGGATGCATCCGACGTGAAGGACATGTCTAAATATAAACCTCACATTCTGCTGTCTCAAGAGAATACCCAGATTAGAGACTTACAGCAGGAAAACAGAGGTTAgtcaggcgtgtgtgtgtgtgtgtgtgtgtgtgtgtctaggattttttttttctggtaataCTACTTTGGACATTCTTACACAAGTGCCTGAACAGTTCACAAGCGTGCACATCGCATACATATATTTAGATCAGTGCTTCAAGGGTCAACTGGTAACAGTAAAATCTGTTAGATTGCTCTTTTAAAAGTCTTCCTGGTTGATGACCTTGAAAGATGTATTCAGTAGTTTAGCAGAGTTGAATTGTTAGATGGCTGGGGAGTGACCACATACCAAATGGAGGCTTCTATAACTAAAGTTCATAGTCTCCAAATGTAACATTTCGATATTAGAGTGAACACTAAAGTTAAGATCGACGTTTCTTTAATGTTCCTGTGCAAGATGGAAGGCTAGAACTTCGTCCCCCAAATACATAGTCTTAGGGTTGTTGATGACAGCAGGATGGTAGTTGTCTGATGGAGCCCTTTTACATCTGCCATTCCACTCTATGCCCCTGACCAAGTATTTACACAATGCAGCTAAGAAACAGGTTCACAGACACCAGTTGGAACCAGCCAGAAGGCCTGAACTGCCAAGCTGGAGGATCTGAGGCCATTCCAAGGGCCTACGTGGtttaaggagagaactgactcctggggGTTCTTCTCTGACCCGACATGTGCCGTGGTTCACACAAATCAAcaaaatgtagttttttttttttaattttaatgagctCATTTTTGCTTCTGAGAAGTCAATTAGAAAACTGAATTCAAATCCGTGCCTCGTGATTACACGTCCCATTTTATTTGCACAAGACTCTACTGCCTAGAGAGTTGGTTTTCAGGTACACTGTTCACGTCTGTGGGCTTGAATACTGATTTCCAACTTTGGATTCCCAGTGTCCCGTGGAGTGTCTGAGAGCTCCAGCTGTTAGGAGGTTTGCCTTGAGACCAGTCTTAGACGTCATTGTCCagatgtttgcttttgttgttagaACTGTGGGTTTCCTTGGAGGAGCACCAGGATGCGTTGGAACTGATCATGAGCAAGTACCGGAAACAGATGTTACAGTTAATGGTCGCTAAGAAAGCCGTGGATGCCGAACCAGTTCTGAAAGCTCACCAGTCTCACTCTGCAGTAAGAAACACTGATAAATAAATTGTAAATAAACTGAACTGAAATCGTGGGGTCGTTCCTTTGTTTGCAGAaaacagtgttcctctttctgcatatTTTCATAATCACTCTGAATTTGGCTGTGGCTTTGTGAAGACATGAATAAAGGAAGGGGATAAGGGCCTCTTCCATCCTTTAGTGGTCAAGTTACCTCCCTCACCAGGGATTTCTTTTCAGCTTGACACAGAAAGATTGAGAgtaggccatcctgggctacatagcaagtgtgATACCAGCTAGTGTTGAAGGCATTCAGTGACTGCTTAGCTGATTGTTGTACATTCTATCGAGCCATAAGTTTTATAGTTCCAAGGGC
This region includes:
- the Sike1 gene encoding suppressor of IKBKE 1, whose amino-acid sequence is MSCTIEKILTDAKTLLERLREHDAAAESLVDQSAALHRRVAAMREAGAVLPEQYQEDASDVKDMSKYKPHILLSQENTQIRDLQQENRELWVSLEEHQDALELIMSKYRKQMLQLMVAKKAVDAEPVLKAHQSHSAEIESQIDRICEMGAVMRRAVQVDDNQFCKVQERLAQLELENKELRELLSISSESLQVGKESSVAPASQTIK